From the genome of Impatiens glandulifera chromosome 9, dImpGla2.1, whole genome shotgun sequence, one region includes:
- the LOC124913632 gene encoding proline-rich protein 4-like isoform X2, which translates to MMEGPMGRVVLLNFLLFLFASTTTICQAKNKITHFEVIGNGECADCAENNIHTVESFAGLHVTIECLSGKGETKRKGVGKLDKEGKFKVTILDNEGLKEGEECYARLQSASKKLCPTHNELKSSKIVFKQESNGKQVFSTFGKLRFSTTTCVSAFWWPPYYYHPLPKLPPLPAWKKPFPPFPSFPPKVYPPIYFPPKVYPPVYFPPKYTKPLPPPVPVYEKPLPPPVPVYEPPVPVYKPKPPAPVPVYKPKPPAPVPVPVYKPKPPSPVPVYKPKPPAPVPVYKPKPPAPVPVPVYKPKPPAPVPEYKPKPPVPVYEPKPIPPSIPIYKKPCPPIIIPSIPPKYFNHPKYPLPPYPPYASHP; encoded by the exons ATGATGGAAGGCCCTATGGGAAGAGTAGTTCTTTTGAACTTTCTCTTATTTCTGTTTGCTTCAACAACAACAATCTGTCAAGCAAAAAACAAGATTACACATTTCGAAGTGATTGGCAATGGAGAATGCGCAGATTGTGCAGAAAACAACATCCATACCGTTGAATCCTTTGCAG GGCTTCATGTTACCATTGAATGCTTGTCTGGGAAGGGAGAAACGAAAAGAAAAGGAGTCGGAAAGCTTGACAAAGAAGGGAAGTTCAAAGTTACAATTCTCGACAATGAAGGACTAAAGGAGGGTGAGGAATGCTACGCTCGGCTCCAAAGTGCGTCGAAAAAGCTATGCCCGACCCATAATGAACTCAAGTCTTCGAAGATTGTATTCAAACAGGAATCAAATGGAAAACAAGTTTTCAGCACTTTTGGGAAACTTCGATTTTCAACAACCACATGTGTATCTGCTTTCTGGTGGCCACCTTATTATTACCATCCACTTCCAAAACTCCCACCTTTGCCTGCATGGAAGAAACCATTTCCACCTTTCCCTTCTTTCCCTCCTAAAGTTTACCCTCCAATTTACTTTCCTCCTAAAGTTTACCCTCCAGTTTACTTTCCTCCTAAATACACTAAGCCTCTTCCACCTCCCGTCCCTGTTTATGAAAAACCATTGCCACCTCCTGTCCCTGTTTACGAACCACCCGTTCCAGTTTACAAACCAAAGCCACCTGCCCCTGTTCCAGTTTACAAACCAAAGCCACCTGCCCCTGTTCCAGTTCCAGTTTACAAACCAAAGCCACCTTCCCCTGTTCCAGTTTACAAACCAAAGCCACCAGCCCCGGTTCCAGTTTACAAACCAAAGCCACCTGCACCTGTTCCAGTTCCAGTT TACAAACCAAAGCCACCTGCCCCAGTTCCGGAATACAAACCAAAGCCACCGGTTCCAGTTTACGAGCCAAAGCCAATTCCTCCGTCGATTCCAATTTACAAGAAACCATGCCCACCAATTATTATCCCTTCAATTCCACCAAAGTATTTTAACCATCCCAAGTACCCATTGCCACCATACCCTCCTTATGCATCTcatccttaa
- the LOC124916686 gene encoding uncharacterized protein LOC124916686, whose amino-acid sequence MDSIDMKILQTIDELMGSLKSDDTHKISKVRFAIDVIIASSGFSPFGNKEMENLIDGALKNLDYDDDDEDEDDDVKKKEMIIKVMNSITMELEKKPISVITDSIVQESISSDTSSCASTVASTRK is encoded by the exons ATGGATTCTATTGACATGAAAATATTGCAGACTATCGATGAGTTGATGGGAAGCTTGAAATCAGATGATACTCATAAGATTTCTAAAGTTCGTTTTGCAATTGATGTGATTATTGCATCTTCAGGGTTCTCTCCATTCGGCAATAAGGAA ATGGAGAATTTGATAGATGGTGCATTGAAGAATTTggattatgatgatgatgatgaagatgaagatgatgatgtgAAGAAGAAGGAGATGATAATAAAAGTGATGAATAGTATTACAATGGAATTGGAGAAGAAACCTATCTCTGTTATTACAGATTCAATTGTTCAAGAATCAATTTCCTCTGATACTTCATCTTGTGCTTCCACTGTTGCTTCCACAAGAAAGTAG
- the LOC124913633 gene encoding translocon-associated protein subunit alpha-like — translation MMTRGFYIIAFLMLSCPFLQVARCQVDSDEAEKSSMEGSDLGIVREDVHNFDDGDLSSAHDVDTISIFPKNPSKLVIAGEETELLVGMKNDGESRINIIAIKASVHLPDHHFLVQNLSTQAFNNASVPPSAQAAFPYIFAVSKFLQAGTFDLVGIIIYEIDQNPYQSTFYNGTIEVSEASGFITIESVLLVSFGVALLGIFGLWIRNQIQNLSKKTKRSPKVELGTRTTDSSMDEWLQGTAYSQSLSKSKKK, via the exons ATGATGACGAGGGGTTTCTACATTATAGCTTTTCTCATGCTTTCATGTCCTTTCCTCCAAG ttGCTAGATGCCAGGTGGACTCAGATGAAGCAGAAAAAAGCTCCATGGAAGGAAGTGATCTAGGAATTGTTAGGGAAGATGTTCATAATTTCGATGATGGTGATTTAAGTTCGGCTCATGACGTGGACACAATATCCATTTTCCCCAAGAATCCTTCAAAAT TGGTAATTGCAGGGGAAGAGACTGAACTGTTGGTTGGCATGAAAAATGATG GTGAATCTCGTATCAATATAATTGCAATCAAGGCTAGTGTTCATCTTCCCGATCACCATTTTTTGGTTCAAAATCTTTCCACACAG GCTTTCAACAATGCATCAGTTCCTCCTTCAGCTCAGGCAGCTTTTCCTTATATATTTGCTGTGAGCAAATTCTTGCAG GCTGGAACATTTGATCTTGTTGGCATCATCATTTATGAGATAGATCAGAACCCGTATCAGAGCACATTTTACAATGGAACCATAGAAGTTTCTGAGGCTAGTGGTTTCATCACTATTGAGTCTGTACTCCTGGTTTCCTTTGGAGTTGCACTTCTTGGGATTTTTGGATTGTGGATCCGCAATCAAATACAAAATCTATCAAAG AAAACCAAAAGGTCACCCAAAGTGGAACTTGGAACCAGGACGACAGACTCTTCCATGGATGAATGGCTTCAG GGAACTGCATATTCTCAGTCACTGTCCAAATCTAAAAAGAAGTAA
- the LOC124913632 gene encoding proline-rich protein 4-like isoform X3: MMEGPMGRVVLLNFLLFLFASTTTICQAKNKITHFEVIGNGECADCAENNIHTVESFAGLHVTIECLSGKGETKRKGVGKLDKEGKFKVTILDNEGLKEGEECYARLQSASKKLCPTHNELKSSKIVFKQESNGKQVFSTFGKLRFSTTTCVSAFWWPPYYYHPLPKLPPLPAWKKPFPPFPSFPPKVYPPIYFPPKVYPPVYFPPKYTKPLPPPVPVYEKPLPPPVPVYEPPVPVYKPKPPAPVPVYKPKPPAPVPVPVYKPKPPAPVPVYKPKPPAPVPEYKPKPPAPVPEYKPKPPVPVYEPKPIPPSIPIYKKPCPPIIIPSIPPKYFNHPKYPLPPYPPYASHP, translated from the exons ATGATGGAAGGCCCTATGGGAAGAGTAGTTCTTTTGAACTTTCTCTTATTTCTGTTTGCTTCAACAACAACAATCTGTCAAGCAAAAAACAAGATTACACATTTCGAAGTGATTGGCAATGGAGAATGCGCAGATTGTGCAGAAAACAACATCCATACCGTTGAATCCTTTGCAG GGCTTCATGTTACCATTGAATGCTTGTCTGGGAAGGGAGAAACGAAAAGAAAAGGAGTCGGAAAGCTTGACAAAGAAGGGAAGTTCAAAGTTACAATTCTCGACAATGAAGGACTAAAGGAGGGTGAGGAATGCTACGCTCGGCTCCAAAGTGCGTCGAAAAAGCTATGCCCGACCCATAATGAACTCAAGTCTTCGAAGATTGTATTCAAACAGGAATCAAATGGAAAACAAGTTTTCAGCACTTTTGGGAAACTTCGATTTTCAACAACCACATGTGTATCTGCTTTCTGGTGGCCACCTTATTATTACCATCCACTTCCAAAACTCCCACCTTTGCCTGCATGGAAGAAACCATTTCCACCTTTCCCTTCTTTCCCTCCTAAAGTTTACCCTCCAATTTACTTTCCTCCTAAAGTTTACCCTCCAGTTTACTTTCCTCCTAAATACACTAAGCCTCTTCCACCTCCCGTCCCTGTTTATGAAAAACCATTGCCACCTCCTGTCCCTGTTTACGAACCACCCGTTCCAGTTTACAAACCAAAGCCACCTGCCCCTGTTCCAG TTTACAAACCAAAGCCACCTGCACCTGTTCCAGTTCCAGTTTACAAACCAAAGCCACCAGCCCCGGTTCCAGTTTACAAGCCAAAGCCACCTGCCCCGGTTCCGGAATACAAACCAAAGCCACCTGCCCCAGTTCCGGAATACAAACCAAAGCCACCGGTTCCAGTTTACGAGCCAAAGCCAATTCCTCCGTCGATTCCAATTTACAAGAAACCATGCCCACCAATTATTATCCCTTCAATTCCACCAAAGTATTTTAACCATCCCAAGTACCCATTGCCACCATACCCTCCTTATGCATCTcatccttaa
- the LOC124913632 gene encoding proline-rich protein 4-like isoform X1, with product MMEGPMGRVVLLNFLLFLFASTTTICQAKNKITHFEVIGNGECADCAENNIHTVESFAGLHVTIECLSGKGETKRKGVGKLDKEGKFKVTILDNEGLKEGEECYARLQSASKKLCPTHNELKSSKIVFKQESNGKQVFSTFGKLRFSTTTCVSAFWWPPYYYHPLPKLPPLPAWKKPFPPFPSFPPKVYPPIYFPPKVYPPVYFPPKYTKPLPPPVPVYEKPLPPPVPVYEPPVPVYKPKPPAPVPVYKPKPPAPVPVPVYKPKPPSPVPVYKPKPPAPVPVYKPKPPAPVPVPVYKPKPPAPVPVYKPKPPAPVPEYKPKPPAPVPEYKPKPPVPVYEPKPIPPSIPIYKKPCPPIIIPSIPPKYFNHPKYPLPPYPPYASHP from the exons ATGATGGAAGGCCCTATGGGAAGAGTAGTTCTTTTGAACTTTCTCTTATTTCTGTTTGCTTCAACAACAACAATCTGTCAAGCAAAAAACAAGATTACACATTTCGAAGTGATTGGCAATGGAGAATGCGCAGATTGTGCAGAAAACAACATCCATACCGTTGAATCCTTTGCAG GGCTTCATGTTACCATTGAATGCTTGTCTGGGAAGGGAGAAACGAAAAGAAAAGGAGTCGGAAAGCTTGACAAAGAAGGGAAGTTCAAAGTTACAATTCTCGACAATGAAGGACTAAAGGAGGGTGAGGAATGCTACGCTCGGCTCCAAAGTGCGTCGAAAAAGCTATGCCCGACCCATAATGAACTCAAGTCTTCGAAGATTGTATTCAAACAGGAATCAAATGGAAAACAAGTTTTCAGCACTTTTGGGAAACTTCGATTTTCAACAACCACATGTGTATCTGCTTTCTGGTGGCCACCTTATTATTACCATCCACTTCCAAAACTCCCACCTTTGCCTGCATGGAAGAAACCATTTCCACCTTTCCCTTCTTTCCCTCCTAAAGTTTACCCTCCAATTTACTTTCCTCCTAAAGTTTACCCTCCAGTTTACTTTCCTCCTAAATACACTAAGCCTCTTCCACCTCCCGTCCCTGTTTATGAAAAACCATTGCCACCTCCTGTCCCTGTTTACGAACCACCCGTTCCAGTTTACAAACCAAAGCCACCTGCCCCTGTTCCAGTTTACAAACCAAAGCCACCTGCCCCTGTTCCAGTTCCAGTTTACAAACCAAAGCCACCTTCCCCTGTTCCAGTTTACAAACCAAAGCCACCAGCCCCGGTTCCAGTTTACAAACCAAAGCCACCTGCACCTGTTCCAGTTCCAGTTTACAAACCAAAGCCACCAGCCCCGGTTCCAGTTTACAAGCCAAAGCCACCTGCCCCGGTTCCGGAATACAAACCAAAGCCACCTGCCCCAGTTCCGGAATACAAACCAAAGCCACCGGTTCCAGTTTACGAGCCAAAGCCAATTCCTCCGTCGATTCCAATTTACAAGAAACCATGCCCACCAATTATTATCCCTTCAATTCCACCAAAGTATTTTAACCATCCCAAGTACCCATTGCCACCATACCCTCCTTATGCATCTcatccttaa